Proteins from a genomic interval of Dichotomicrobium thermohalophilum:
- a CDS encoding porin produces MVMIGGTMKTTSRFALAAAAGLFVGAMAFTPAKAADLGGDCCADLEERVAELEATTVRKGNRVVSVQLYGQVNRALMFWDDGVDSDVYEVDGDGSGTRIGVRGSGALMSGVEAGYRLEWELQTNDSSDVSQFNHEGDGVKDGIALRQANVYLDGSFGRVTLGQQSSALDGVAQVNLGGTFAVPDSTSVGGFLIRDDNENVTPGFTWGDVIFDGDGGRNNGIRYDSPSLAGFILSAFWGEDDLAQVALRFSKEWNSVRVAAAVGYGLSDPDLKTEGPGAGTGLEGSDDELEWVVGSVSAMHVPTGIFAMFSAHDSELDYEAAGTDDLERSHWYVQAGVNKNWTGMGSTRIFGEYGEHETEGAVAISDGVFDPSFLTGDAEATVIGGGIEQTFDAAATDVYLHVRNYELDGDTPDEYVEQEYEGDAEDLTTVMGGMRVKF; encoded by the coding sequence ATGGTGATGATTGGGGGAACTATGAAAACGACCAGTCGTTTTGCGCTGGCCGCTGCCGCCGGTCTCTTCGTGGGCGCGATGGCGTTCACGCCGGCGAAAGCTGCTGACCTGGGCGGTGACTGCTGCGCCGACCTGGAAGAGCGTGTTGCTGAGCTTGAGGCCACTACGGTCCGCAAGGGCAACCGCGTGGTCTCGGTCCAGCTTTATGGTCAGGTCAATCGTGCCCTGATGTTCTGGGATGACGGTGTCGACTCTGACGTTTACGAAGTCGACGGTGACGGGTCCGGCACGCGTATTGGCGTGCGTGGCTCGGGCGCCCTGATGTCGGGCGTGGAAGCCGGCTATCGCCTTGAGTGGGAGCTGCAGACCAATGACAGTTCCGACGTAAGTCAATTCAATCACGAGGGCGATGGCGTCAAAGACGGTATCGCTCTGCGTCAGGCAAACGTCTATCTCGACGGATCCTTCGGCCGTGTCACCCTGGGGCAGCAGTCTTCGGCGCTTGACGGCGTTGCCCAGGTAAATCTCGGCGGCACGTTCGCCGTGCCGGACAGCACGAGCGTCGGCGGCTTTTTGATCCGCGATGACAATGAGAACGTTACGCCTGGCTTCACTTGGGGCGATGTCATCTTTGACGGTGACGGTGGCCGCAACAACGGCATCCGTTATGATTCGCCGTCGCTGGCCGGGTTTATCTTGTCGGCCTTCTGGGGCGAGGATGATCTCGCCCAGGTCGCGCTGCGTTTTAGCAAGGAGTGGAACTCGGTTCGTGTTGCTGCGGCAGTCGGTTACGGCCTGAGTGATCCTGACTTGAAGACGGAAGGTCCAGGTGCTGGTACCGGTTTGGAGGGCTCTGACGACGAGCTCGAGTGGGTTGTCGGCTCTGTGTCGGCGATGCACGTGCCGACCGGCATCTTCGCAATGTTCAGCGCGCATGACAGCGAGCTGGATTATGAGGCGGCTGGCACCGATGATCTTGAGCGCTCGCACTGGTATGTGCAGGCCGGTGTGAACAAGAACTGGACCGGCATGGGCTCCACACGGATCTTCGGTGAGTACGGTGAGCATGAGACCGAGGGTGCTGTCGCCATTTCTGACGGAGTCTTCGACCCGAGCTTCCTCACTGGAGATGCCGAAGCTACCGTTATCGGTGGTGGTATCGAGCAGACCTTCGATGCTGCGGCGACCGACGTGTACCTCCATGTCCGCAACTATGAGCTGGACGGGGATACCCCGGACGAGTATGTGGAACAGGAGTACGAGGGTGACGCCGAAGATCTGACCACCGTCATGGGCGGTATGCGCGTCAAGTTCTAA
- a CDS encoding GIY-YIG nuclease family protein, with amino-acid sequence MKPIHNDRQAAVYILANRRDGTLYTGVTSNLVKRIHEHKTGVSEGFAARYGCDRLVHFELFDHIADAIAREKQIKAGSRAKKIALIEAHNPGWADLYPEIIA; translated from the coding sequence ATGAAGCCAATACACAACGACAGGCAAGCAGCGGTCTACATCCTTGCCAACAGGCGCGACGGGACGCTTTACACCGGGGTCACATCCAACCTCGTCAAGCGAATCCACGAGCACAAGACAGGTGTATCAGAGGGCTTCGCCGCAAGATACGGCTGCGATCGGCTCGTGCACTTCGAGCTGTTCGACCACATCGCCGATGCCATCGCCCGCGAGAAGCAAATCAAGGCCGGCTCGCGCGCGAAGAAAATTGCCCTGATCGAGGCGCACAATCCTGGTTGGGCCGACCTCTATCCAGAGATCATCGCGTGA
- a CDS encoding retropepsin-like aspartic protease family protein: MAVWIALGVLCAAAVALIVSHDAGTIAGFSNEAFARLVAGLALVVFLGSALLGAYRGRIGTAARDIAAWLLLMLFLVGVYAYRAELLVVAERVAGELLPRGSQVAVSSVGETQAVRVRRGWDGHFTARVSVKGAEIDMIVDTGASALVLRAEDARRAGIDLSGISYNVPVQTANGRSYAARLRLNEVAVGPVVRRNVEALVTRPGSLSKSLLGMSFLSRLRSYEFSGDVLTLRG, translated from the coding sequence GTGGCGGTGTGGATCGCCCTGGGTGTGTTATGCGCGGCGGCGGTCGCGCTGATCGTGTCGCATGACGCGGGCACCATCGCGGGGTTCAGCAACGAGGCGTTCGCGCGGCTGGTGGCGGGGCTGGCGCTGGTGGTGTTCCTCGGCAGCGCGCTGCTGGGCGCGTATCGCGGGCGAATCGGCACCGCGGCGCGGGACATCGCGGCGTGGCTGCTGCTGATGCTGTTCCTGGTCGGCGTGTACGCCTACCGCGCCGAGCTGCTGGTGGTGGCCGAGCGGGTGGCGGGCGAGCTTTTGCCGCGCGGCTCGCAGGTGGCGGTGTCCAGCGTGGGCGAGACGCAGGCCGTGCGCGTGCGCCGCGGCTGGGACGGGCATTTCACCGCGCGGGTCTCGGTCAAGGGCGCCGAGATCGACATGATCGTTGACACGGGCGCGTCCGCGCTGGTGCTGCGGGCCGAGGATGCGCGCCGCGCCGGGATCGATCTGTCCGGCATCTCTTATAATGTGCCGGTGCAGACGGCGAATGGCCGCTCCTACGCCGCAAGGCTGCGGCTGAACGAGGTGGCGGTCGGCCCGGTCGTGCGGCGCAATGTCGAGGCGCTGGTCACGCGGCCCGGTTCGCTTTCAAAAAGCCTTCTTGGTATGAGTTTCTTAAGCCGTTTGCGTTCCTATGAGTTCTCCGGAGACGTCCTGACGCTGCGGGGGTAA
- a CDS encoding retropepsin-like aspartic protease family protein: MRRFPGACSVAPALAGIFAALASYHYFEPAHQNLSVAQVRPDPTWQAEVVRAESDESQASDSQPDRSVTLKANALGHFSVTADINGMPVEMMTDTGATYVALTFKTALSLGLQPSELPFIKKTETANGTTAVAPVVLDEVRIGEIVVRHVDAVVTAPGRLRQNLLGMSFINRLSRFEMSGQQLTLTQ; encoded by the coding sequence ATGAGGCGCTTTCCCGGCGCGTGCAGTGTCGCGCCCGCGCTTGCGGGGATTTTCGCGGCGCTGGCGAGTTATCATTATTTCGAGCCGGCGCATCAGAATTTGTCGGTTGCGCAGGTTCGGCCGGATCCGACATGGCAAGCCGAAGTCGTGCGCGCGGAGAGCGATGAGTCGCAGGCTTCGGACTCGCAGCCGGACCGCAGCGTGACCCTCAAGGCGAACGCGCTCGGGCATTTCAGCGTCACCGCGGATATCAACGGCATGCCGGTGGAGATGATGACCGACACCGGCGCGACCTATGTGGCGCTGACCTTCAAGACCGCGTTGAGCTTGGGGCTCCAGCCGTCCGAGCTGCCTTTCATCAAGAAGACGGAAACGGCCAACGGGACAACGGCGGTGGCGCCCGTCGTGCTCGACGAGGTGCGAATCGGCGAGATCGTCGTGCGCCATGTCGACGCCGTGGTGACAGCACCGGGGCGGCTCCGGCAAAATCTGCTTGGCATGAGTTTCATCAATCGGCTAAGCCGATTCGAGATGAGCGGGCAGCAACTGACACTCACGCAATAG
- a CDS encoding phosphomannomutase/phosphoglucomutase has product MTAKPRTDLTPNTAEFEQFAYVKPSGFREYDARWRYPEDINLPGFHAIGASLATLMRQRGVPARIVVGHDYRSYSCAVKQALIAGLLSGGAEVHDIGLALSPMAYFAQFALEVEGVAMVTASHNPNGWTGIKIGMQRPLTFGPDEMDALRRMVLDGEYELPGGGRYMRVPDMAERYIADLTDRPKLTRRPKVVVACGNGTAGYFSPRVFEAVGCEVVPLDCTLDYTFPRHNPNPEDMAMLHAMRDAVLEHGADVALGFDGDGDRCGFVDNEGKEIFADRMGLMLARDISYQHKGAKFVADVKSTGLFLTDPVLKANQATTDYWKTGHSYIKRYSHEVGALVGFEKSGHFFFNPPLGRGYDDGLIAGLAVCEMLDRNPDKSLADLLRDLPPAWQSPTMSPHCPDDKKYDVIDRVTAHFKQLSRSGAELAGQPIRDLITVNGVRIVLEDGTWGLVRASSNEPKLVVVVESPTSEENMRAIFEAIDSHLQSYDEVGEYNQRI; this is encoded by the coding sequence ATGACCGCGAAGCCGCGCACCGATCTGACGCCGAACACCGCGGAGTTCGAGCAGTTCGCCTATGTCAAGCCGTCGGGTTTTCGTGAGTACGACGCGCGCTGGCGCTATCCCGAAGACATCAACCTGCCCGGCTTCCACGCCATCGGCGCGAGCCTGGCAACGCTCATGCGCCAGCGCGGCGTGCCGGCGCGAATCGTCGTCGGGCATGATTACCGCTCCTATTCCTGCGCCGTGAAACAGGCGCTGATCGCCGGACTGCTGTCGGGCGGCGCTGAGGTGCACGATATCGGGCTGGCGCTGTCGCCGATGGCCTATTTCGCCCAGTTCGCGCTTGAGGTCGAGGGTGTGGCGATGGTCACGGCGAGCCACAACCCCAACGGCTGGACCGGCATCAAGATCGGGATGCAGCGCCCGCTGACCTTCGGCCCGGACGAGATGGACGCGCTGCGCCGGATGGTGCTTGACGGTGAATATGAACTTCCGGGCGGCGGGCGCTACATGCGCGTGCCGGACATGGCGGAGCGGTACATCGCCGATCTGACCGACCGGCCAAAGCTGACGCGCCGGCCCAAGGTCGTCGTGGCCTGCGGCAACGGCACGGCGGGCTATTTTTCGCCGCGCGTGTTCGAGGCGGTGGGCTGCGAGGTCGTGCCGCTGGACTGCACGCTCGACTACACTTTCCCCCGCCACAACCCGAACCCGGAAGACATGGCGATGCTCCATGCCATGCGCGACGCGGTGCTGGAGCACGGGGCGGATGTGGCGCTCGGCTTCGACGGCGACGGCGACCGCTGCGGCTTCGTCGACAACGAGGGCAAGGAGATTTTCGCCGACCGGATGGGCCTGATGCTGGCGCGCGACATCTCTTACCAGCACAAGGGCGCGAAGTTCGTCGCTGACGTCAAATCAACCGGCCTGTTCCTGACCGATCCTGTCCTGAAGGCGAACCAAGCCACGACCGACTACTGGAAGACCGGCCACTCCTACATCAAGCGCTACAGCCACGAGGTCGGGGCGCTGGTCGGCTTCGAGAAATCCGGGCACTTTTTCTTCAACCCGCCGCTGGGCCGGGGCTATGACGACGGCCTGATCGCCGGGCTGGCGGTGTGCGAGATGCTCGACCGCAACCCGGACAAGAGCCTCGCCGATCTGCTGCGCGACCTGCCGCCCGCCTGGCAGTCGCCGACGATGTCGCCGCACTGCCCGGACGACAAGAAGTATGACGTGATCGACCGGGTGACCGCGCACTTCAAGCAGCTTTCCCGGAGCGGCGCGGAGCTGGCGGGGCAACCGATTCGCGATCTCATCACGGTCAACGGCGTGCGGATCGTGCTGGAGGACGGGACATGGGGCCTCGTGCGCGCTTCGTCGAACGAGCCGAAGCTGGTCGTGGTGGTCGAAAGCCCGACCAGCGAAGAGAACATGCGCGCGATCTTCGAGGCGATCGATTCGCACCTGCAGAGCTACGACGAGGTCGGCGAATATAACCAGCGTATCTGA